GCGCGCCGCTTCGACGACGTACCCGGCGAGACCGAGTTCATTCCGCTGCCCGACCTGCCGGGCCGGCCCGTGCGTTATCCCTGAGTTTCTTCCTGCGTCGCTGGCACGGCCGGCGCTGGATTGCCTGCCGCGCCAGCCTTGGCCAGTGGACAGTCCAGCGGCGGCGGGTGCAGGGCGGCGCGCGCCGCGTCCAGGATGTGCTGCGAGGTGTCGCCGTCGGCCACCGCGCGCGCCAGCGTGAGGGCGCCGACCAGCATCGCCAGCGCCACCAGGCCCTGGTCCGCCGGCGCGGCGCGCACCTCGACCTCGGCCAGGCGCGCGCTCATCTGCTCGACCAGCATGTCGGAGGTCGGGCTGGGGCGGCCGCGTATGCCGAGTTCGGCGCTCAGGGTCGGCAGCGGACAGCCGTCGCCCGGATTGTCGCGGTGGCGGGGGGACAGGTAACGGTCGATCAGGATGGCGACGTCGGCGGGCGCATCCGGGCCCTGCCATTTGTCCAGCGACTGGCCGGCGGCGAATTCCAGCGCGGCCTGGACCAGCGCGTCCTTCGA
This genomic stretch from Massilia sp. 9096 harbors:
- a CDS encoding TetR/AcrR family transcriptional regulator encodes the protein MRYSSNHKAETRQRIIDEASRRLRSDGIDGTGLVPLMKALGLTHGGFYAHFESKDALVQAALEFAAGQSLDKWQGPDAPADVAILIDRYLSPRHRDNPGDGCPLPTLSAELGIRGRPSPTSDMLVEQMSARLAEVEVRAAPADQGLVALAMLVGALTLARAVADGDTSQHILDAARAALHPPPLDCPLAKAGAAGNPAPAVPATQEETQG